One genomic region from Pseudoduganella dura encodes:
- a CDS encoding aromatic ring-hydroxylating dioxygenase subunit alpha produces the protein MTFADTSPGISTPGISTRIFPLDRWYVAGFDWEVQDAPLGRTFLDRPVVLFRDAAGKVAALEDRCCHRALPLSCGRVEDGALRCGYHGLLFAADGQCIDVPGQGKIPAKARVASYPVAVVDQVIWIWMAKERGGQPDGEPPRVPAHADPRYRFRGGAFHYRAPYQLIHDNLLDLSHVGYVHTKTIGGNARVHMEAPTNVGADGEHVRVVRKMMASQPPATYTAAWPFKGAIDRWQEIDFHVSHLQIFTGAVDAGSESIDNPERGGFHMRGFHGITPETATTSHYFWTMAASSHPDQPDNLDTVHRQTADTFEEDRVIIEAQWNNMQRFRQPPVVDIHVDVGANRARRIIASLNAYTAGNNAEGAPR, from the coding sequence ATGACATTCGCGGACACTTCCCCCGGCATTTCCACTCCCGGCATTTCCACTCGCATCTTCCCGCTCGACCGCTGGTACGTCGCCGGCTTCGACTGGGAGGTGCAGGATGCGCCGCTCGGCCGCACGTTCCTCGACCGCCCCGTCGTGCTGTTCCGCGACGCCGCCGGCAAGGTCGCCGCGCTGGAAGACCGTTGCTGCCACCGCGCCCTGCCGCTTTCCTGCGGCCGCGTCGAGGACGGCGCGCTGCGCTGCGGCTACCACGGCCTGCTGTTCGCGGCGGACGGCCAGTGCATCGACGTGCCCGGCCAGGGCAAGATCCCGGCCAAGGCCCGCGTGGCATCGTACCCGGTGGCCGTGGTCGACCAGGTGATCTGGATCTGGATGGCCAAGGAACGGGGCGGCCAGCCGGACGGCGAACCGCCGCGCGTGCCGGCGCACGCCGATCCGCGCTACCGCTTCAGGGGCGGTGCCTTTCACTACCGGGCGCCGTATCAGCTGATCCACGACAACCTGCTCGACCTGAGCCATGTCGGCTACGTGCACACGAAAACCATCGGCGGCAATGCCCGCGTGCACATGGAAGCGCCGACCAATGTGGGCGCCGACGGCGAGCACGTGCGCGTGGTGCGCAAGATGATGGCGTCGCAGCCGCCGGCCACCTACACCGCGGCCTGGCCGTTCAAGGGCGCGATCGACCGCTGGCAGGAGATCGACTTTCACGTGAGCCACCTGCAGATCTTTACCGGCGCGGTCGACGCGGGGTCGGAATCCATCGACAACCCGGAGCGCGGCGGCTTCCACATGCGCGGCTTCCACGGCATCACGCCGGAAACGGCGACCACGTCGCACTACTTCTGGACAATGGCCGCGTCGAGCCACCCGGACCAGCCCGACAACCTGGACACGGTGCACAGGCAAACCGCCGACACATTCGAGGAAGACCGCGTGATCATCGAGGCGCAGTGGAACAACATGCAGCGCTTCCGCCAGCCGCCGGTGGTGGACATCCACGTGGACGTGGGCGCCAACCGCGCGCGCCGGATCATCGCGTCGCTCAATGCGTACACTGCCGGGAACAATGCCGAAGGCGCGCCGCGATGA
- a CDS encoding PDR/VanB family oxidoreductase → MKAVIRSIADATPEVRILELAAADGSALPPYEPGAHVDVTLPDGITRQYSLCCAAPSPQRYRIAVKREPQSRGGSAWLHDVAGEGSMLDIGMPRNAFALVREAPMHLLFAGGIGITPVLSMVYALSRSGASFRLAVFARAADLVPFAGELEAAPLGPSTSMHCALSADETGARIDALLAAAPDGTHVYACGPAPFMAAVTERAAARFGAGAVHTESFGAAAPAAGDRPFVLRLLRSGREVAVPAGRSALACLQEAGVDIESSCEVGVCGTCMTRVRGGEADHRDSYLTTAERAACFLPCVSRAATPVLSVDL, encoded by the coding sequence ATGAAAGCCGTCATCCGCAGCATCGCCGATGCCACGCCAGAGGTGAGGATTCTCGAACTGGCGGCCGCCGATGGCAGTGCGCTGCCGCCCTACGAGCCGGGAGCGCACGTGGACGTGACGCTGCCGGACGGAATCACGCGCCAGTATTCGCTGTGCTGCGCGGCGCCGTCGCCGCAGCGGTACCGGATCGCCGTCAAGCGCGAGCCGCAGTCGCGCGGCGGCTCGGCGTGGCTGCATGACGTGGCCGGCGAAGGGAGCATGCTGGACATCGGCATGCCGCGCAATGCATTCGCCCTGGTGCGGGAAGCGCCGATGCACCTGCTGTTCGCGGGTGGCATCGGCATCACGCCGGTGCTGTCGATGGTCTACGCGCTTTCCCGGTCCGGCGCATCGTTCCGGCTGGCCGTGTTTGCCCGCGCGGCCGACCTCGTGCCGTTCGCCGGCGAACTGGAGGCGGCGCCGCTCGGGCCGTCCACCAGCATGCATTGCGCATTGAGCGCGGACGAAACGGGTGCGCGAATCGATGCGCTGCTGGCCGCGGCGCCCGACGGCACGCACGTGTATGCGTGCGGACCGGCGCCGTTCATGGCCGCCGTTACCGAACGGGCCGCCGCGCGGTTCGGCGCCGGCGCGGTGCATACCGAATCCTTCGGTGCCGCCGCGCCGGCGGCCGGCGACCGGCCGTTCGTGCTGCGACTGCTGCGAAGCGGCCGCGAAGTTGCGGTGCCGGCCGGCCGCAGCGCGCTGGCCTGCCTGCAGGAAGCCGGCGTGGACATCGAATCTTCCTGCGAAGTGGGCGTGTGCGGTACCTGCATGACGCGGGTGCGCGGCGGCGAAGCCGATCATCGCGACAGTTATCTCACCACCGCGGAGCGCGCGGCATGCTTCCTGCCGTGCGTGTCCCGGGCGGCGACCCCGGTGCTGTCGGTCGACCTGTAA
- a CDS encoding ABC transporter ATP-binding protein gives MLQASAVVAGYGGKTILQHLDLHIGAGEIYALLGANGAGKTTTLSLFLGFVAPAAGHVRVDGIDPVAQPDEARRRLAYIPENVALYEHLTARENVAYLLDLAGQNDGPAAIDTALAAAGLAAAAFDRRVSGFSKGMRQKVAIALALARKVPALLLDEPTSGLDPQATTEFNRLLGVLRGQGVAILMVTHDLLSAADAADRIGFIDAGRLLEEVAAAGDDRFDVRALHRRYGGHAA, from the coding sequence GTGCTGCAGGCCTCGGCAGTGGTTGCCGGCTATGGCGGCAAGACCATCCTGCAGCATCTCGACCTGCACATCGGGGCCGGCGAGATCTATGCGCTGCTTGGCGCGAACGGCGCGGGCAAGACCACCACGCTGAGCCTGTTCCTGGGCTTCGTCGCGCCTGCGGCCGGCCACGTGCGGGTCGATGGCATCGACCCGGTCGCACAGCCGGACGAAGCACGCCGGCGCCTGGCCTACATTCCCGAGAACGTGGCGCTGTACGAACACCTGACGGCGCGCGAGAACGTGGCCTACCTGCTCGACCTGGCCGGGCAGAACGACGGCCCCGCCGCGATCGACACGGCATTGGCGGCCGCCGGCCTGGCCGCCGCGGCATTCGACCGCCGCGTATCCGGCTTCTCGAAAGGCATGCGGCAGAAAGTGGCGATCGCGCTGGCGCTGGCGCGCAAGGTGCCGGCGCTGCTGCTCGACGAACCCACCTCCGGCCTGGACCCGCAGGCCACCACCGAATTCAACCGCCTGCTTGGCGTCCTGCGCGGACAGGGCGTGGCGATCCTGATGGTGACGCATGACCTGCTCAGCGCGGCCGACGCGGCCGACCGCATCGGTTTCATCGATGCCGGCCGCCTGCTCGAGGAAGTGGCCGCCGCCGGCGACGACCGCTTCGACGTGCGCGCGCTGCACCGGCGTTATGGCGGGCACGCGGCATGA
- a CDS encoding ABC transporter permease, translating to MSAVHGIVARIAREEWRALFRDRAAVAGVLLLTVLMLVAALTAYEHQRNAAAERARYQAHANGEFEGQPDRHPHRMVHYGHFLFRPANPLAAFDPGIDGFTGHTLFLEGHRQNSANFGDVRQTSLLLRFGQLTPAFVLQVLAPLLLVFFGHAAVARERESGTLRVLLAQGVGSRQIVLGKLLALAGFAGLALLPALAALAWLAAGGHAPWQPALLLAAGYTGWLLLWTTGVVLVSMLARRGRDALLLLLTCWTVLAILLPRWVPAMANGAVALPTRFEDAIHVQREYLALGDSHNPDDPKFVAFRDGLLKKYGVARVEDLPVNFKGLVGMEGERRSTELFNRYAGEAFDRQERQGEIIDAFGWISPALALRRLSMAAAGTDLASYRGFLEQGEHYRYTLIQGLNRLQAERLAYADDTNPARENRVSREHWQRFPAFRYRPPPLDDTLRRAAPAGAILAFWLAGLGTLAWLLAGRLGRIAR from the coding sequence ATGAGCGCCGTCCACGGGATTGTCGCGCGCATCGCGCGCGAGGAATGGCGCGCGCTGTTCCGCGACCGCGCCGCGGTGGCCGGCGTGCTGCTGCTCACGGTGCTGATGCTGGTGGCGGCGCTGACCGCCTATGAGCACCAGCGCAATGCCGCGGCCGAACGCGCCCGCTACCAGGCGCATGCGAACGGGGAATTCGAGGGGCAGCCGGACCGCCACCCGCACCGGATGGTGCACTACGGTCACTTCCTGTTCCGGCCCGCCAATCCGCTGGCCGCGTTCGATCCCGGCATCGACGGCTTCACCGGCCACACGCTGTTCCTCGAAGGGCACCGGCAGAACAGCGCCAATTTCGGCGACGTGCGCCAGACATCGCTGCTGCTGCGCTTCGGGCAGCTGACGCCGGCGTTCGTGCTGCAGGTGCTGGCGCCGCTGCTGCTGGTCTTCTTCGGCCATGCCGCCGTGGCGCGCGAGCGGGAATCGGGCACGCTGCGCGTGCTGCTGGCGCAGGGCGTGGGCAGCCGGCAGATCGTGCTCGGCAAGCTGCTGGCCCTGGCCGGGTTCGCCGGCCTGGCGCTGCTGCCGGCACTGGCCGCGCTGGCCTGGCTTGCCGCCGGCGGCCATGCGCCATGGCAGCCGGCCCTGCTGCTGGCCGCCGGCTACACCGGCTGGCTGCTGCTGTGGACGACGGGCGTGGTGCTGGTGTCGATGCTGGCGCGGCGGGGCCGCGACGCGCTGCTGCTGCTGCTCACGTGCTGGACCGTGCTGGCGATCCTGCTGCCGCGCTGGGTGCCCGCCATGGCCAACGGGGCGGTGGCGCTGCCGACCCGCTTCGAGGACGCGATCCATGTGCAGCGCGAATACCTGGCCCTGGGCGACTCGCACAACCCGGACGACCCGAAGTTCGTCGCGTTCCGCGACGGCCTGCTGAAGAAATACGGCGTGGCCCGCGTGGAAGACCTGCCGGTGAACTTCAAGGGCCTGGTCGGCATGGAAGGCGAGCGGCGCTCCACCGAACTGTTCAACCGCTACGCGGGCGAGGCGTTCGACCGCCAGGAACGCCAGGGCGAAATCATCGACGCGTTCGGCTGGATCAGCCCCGCGCTGGCGCTGCGCAGGCTGTCGATGGCGGCCGCCGGCACAGACCTGGCGAGCTACCGCGGCTTCCTCGAACAGGGCGAGCATTACCGCTACACGCTGATCCAGGGCCTGAACCGGCTGCAGGCCGAACGCCTCGCCTATGCCGACGACACCAACCCGGCCAGGGAAAACCGCGTGTCGCGCGAACACTGGCAGCGGTTCCCTGCCTTCCGCTACCGGCCGCCGCCGCTGGACGACACCCTGCGGCGCGCGGCGCCGGCCGGCGCCATCCTGGCGTTCTGGCTGGCCGGCCTGGGCACGCTGGCATGGCTGCTCGCCGGGCGCCTGGGGAGGATCGCGCGATGA
- a CDS encoding DUF3526 domain-containing protein — protein sequence MNWLTFELRLVVRSRLSVAALLLLLALSALAVWSGIHEVERQRQTIARLAPLHQQDVAALAARYPDSPTAGSAAYYTFYDTWDPPTGAAFLALGLRDVAPYVLRIRALGLQAQLHDGETFNPEIALPGRFDFAFVLIYLAPLFVIALLHDLVSGERQSGRLRLLLAMPDAGRLWRRRAGLRCALLFGCLALPAAAGAAYSGTGFGATAIVLAVIAASVAFWAGLSLLVATRPWRAVAHATALMGAWALLTLVLPALANVALIRAIPVHQGVDLMLAQREAVHGAWEVPRQQTLDRFLASHPAWQHTAPLPAGFHWKWYFAFHQLGDESVAGEVREYRAGLLARQAWTVRLGWLLPGVGAQGVLHRIANTDLPAQLAYQDGIAAHHRAIREFYYGYLFDERRFGTADFARRPVFVPAAADMSPPWPATLALFALAAAALLAGLSRLGRLRPHGAE from the coding sequence ATGAACTGGCTGACCTTCGAACTGCGCCTGGTCGTACGCTCGCGGCTGTCCGTTGCCGCCCTGCTGCTGTTGCTCGCGCTGTCCGCGCTCGCCGTCTGGTCCGGCATCCACGAGGTGGAACGCCAGCGCCAGACCATCGCCAGGCTGGCGCCGCTGCACCAGCAGGACGTGGCGGCGCTGGCCGCCCGCTACCCGGACAGCCCGACCGCCGGCAGCGCCGCCTATTACACGTTCTACGACACGTGGGATCCGCCCACCGGCGCGGCGTTCCTGGCGCTCGGCCTGCGCGACGTGGCGCCCTACGTGTTGCGTATCCGCGCGCTGGGCCTGCAGGCCCAGCTGCACGACGGCGAGACGTTCAATCCGGAGATCGCCCTGCCCGGCCGTTTCGACTTCGCCTTCGTGCTGATCTACCTGGCGCCGCTGTTCGTCATCGCCCTGCTGCACGACCTCGTGTCGGGCGAGCGCCAGTCGGGCCGCCTGCGGCTGCTGCTGGCGATGCCCGATGCCGGGCGGCTGTGGCGCCGCCGCGCCGGCCTGCGCTGCGCCCTGCTGTTCGGCTGCCTGGCATTGCCGGCGGCGGCCGGGGCGGCGTATTCGGGCACCGGCTTCGGCGCGACCGCCATCGTGCTGGCCGTGATCGCGGCAAGCGTGGCCTTCTGGGCCGGGCTGTCGCTGCTGGTGGCCACGCGGCCCTGGCGGGCGGTGGCCCATGCGACGGCGCTGATGGGCGCCTGGGCGCTGCTGACGCTGGTGCTGCCGGCGCTGGCCAACGTGGCGCTGATCCGCGCGATCCCGGTGCACCAGGGCGTGGACCTGATGCTGGCGCAGCGCGAGGCGGTGCACGGCGCGTGGGAAGTCCCGCGCCAGCAAACGCTCGACAGGTTCCTTGCCAGCCATCCGGCGTGGCAGCACACGGCGCCGCTGCCGGCCGGCTTCCACTGGAAATGGTATTTCGCCTTCCACCAGCTGGGCGACGAAAGCGTGGCCGGCGAGGTACGAGAGTACCGCGCCGGACTGCTGGCACGGCAGGCGTGGACCGTGCGCCTCGGCTGGCTGCTGCCCGGCGTGGGCGCGCAGGGCGTGCTGCACCGGATTGCCAATACCGACCTGCCCGCGCAACTGGCCTACCAGGACGGCATCGCGGCGCACCACCGGGCAATCCGCGAGTTTTATTACGGCTACCTGTTCGACGAGCGCCGCTTCGGCACCGCCGATTTCGCCAGGCGGCCGGTCTTCGTGCCGGCCGCGGCGGACATGTCGCCACCGTGGCCCGCGACGCTGGCGCTGTTCGCGCTGGCCGCGGCGGCACTGCTGGCGGGCCTGTCCCGGCTGGGCCGGCTGCGGCCGCATGGCGCGGAATGA
- a CDS encoding TonB-dependent receptor: protein MASLNRRTPPSRPARAISRAAFVTLALAGHATAGDDPAGPAPAQVVEIRGTRAGDERIDPGAGARSLPGTVTTITADDIATLNVGRDISNIFQRVPGVVANNIDQGDTGNGFRMRGFATQGTHGADTAIYIDGVPQNIPSSQGGAGHGPAFLEWMTADMIDTVEVVKGPVSALYGDQNRAGAIAIATREGGAATPSSAAVALASHGSRRASLTLSGDYGAVRSLLVADRHRMDGFRHGAGNDRANLFWKLSATIGDGIYSLRASYYRSEYSGAGYLSLPAMEAGLDPHATQYGLPGFGDAHRKSLVFNRRATGDAGWFATAYAEDFERSRAIATSTTQHTFGYDDRRIHGARAGNTWTFGERAVLTAGLEGRVDRGDALRQQYRNGQPTASYVNSQDLDLVTYGAFAQGQYRAARELKLHAGARYDRFDYDLGNRKLPAASTGYRGAVFTPKYGAIWTALPDMEVFANVAQGFRSPAAEQISPSGNPGPLGAPGGRINPGIAPSKVRSHDLGINARPAAGWNVAAAVYHIENDDEIVNTAPDVFLASGRTTRRGFELDLRYQPGRAFSTYLSYGRILRARLDNPLPGSGALLSVPAHTWKAGAQYRAAAGPGKLTLNGDVYVTARNPYYMSVPLARRDMPTFVRYNVKAGYDAGNVQASLAATLQPHRFASDIAYGTAAGLVVSTVPKAQVEAALRYFF from the coding sequence TTGGCCTCGCTTAACCGCCGTACCCCGCCTTCCCGCCCTGCGCGGGCCATTTCGCGCGCCGCGTTCGTCACCCTGGCGCTGGCGGGACACGCCACGGCCGGCGACGACCCCGCGGGCCCCGCGCCGGCACAGGTCGTTGAAATCCGGGGCACCCGGGCCGGGGACGAACGCATCGATCCGGGTGCCGGCGCACGGTCGCTGCCCGGCACGGTCACCACGATCACCGCCGACGACATCGCCACGCTGAACGTGGGCCGCGACATCTCGAACATCTTCCAGCGCGTGCCGGGCGTGGTCGCCAACAATATCGACCAGGGCGATACCGGCAACGGCTTCCGCATGCGCGGCTTCGCCACGCAGGGCACGCACGGCGCCGATACCGCCATCTACATCGACGGCGTGCCGCAGAACATTCCATCGAGCCAGGGCGGTGCGGGCCACGGTCCCGCCTTCCTGGAGTGGATGACCGCCGACATGATCGACACCGTCGAGGTCGTGAAGGGGCCGGTGTCGGCGCTGTACGGCGACCAGAACCGGGCCGGCGCGATCGCGATCGCCACGCGCGAAGGCGGCGCCGCCACGCCGTCGAGCGCGGCGGTCGCGCTGGCCAGCCACGGCAGCCGCCGCGCCTCGCTGACCCTGTCCGGCGATTACGGCGCCGTGCGTTCGCTGCTGGTGGCCGACCGCCACCGGATGGACGGATTCCGCCATGGTGCCGGCAATGACCGCGCCAACCTGTTCTGGAAGCTGTCCGCGACGATCGGCGACGGCATCTACAGCCTGCGGGCCAGCTACTACCGTTCCGAATACTCGGGCGCCGGCTACCTGTCGCTGCCTGCGATGGAGGCCGGGCTCGATCCGCACGCCACGCAATACGGCCTGCCCGGTTTCGGCGACGCGCATCGCAAGAGCCTGGTGTTCAACCGCCGCGCGACGGGCGATGCCGGCTGGTTCGCCACCGCCTATGCCGAGGACTTCGAACGCAGCCGGGCCATCGCCACCAGCACGACGCAGCACACGTTCGGCTACGACGACCGGCGCATTCATGGCGCGCGTGCCGGCAACACCTGGACGTTCGGCGAGCGCGCCGTGCTGACGGCCGGACTGGAAGGCCGGGTGGACCGGGGCGACGCGCTGCGCCAGCAATACCGCAACGGCCAGCCGACCGCCAGCTACGTCAACAGCCAGGACCTGGACCTCGTCACCTATGGCGCCTTCGCGCAGGGCCAGTATCGCGCAGCCAGGGAGCTGAAGCTGCACGCCGGCGCGCGCTACGACCGTTTCGACTACGACCTGGGCAACCGCAAGCTGCCGGCGGCGTCGACCGGCTACCGGGGCGCGGTGTTCACGCCGAAGTACGGCGCCATCTGGACCGCCCTGCCGGATATGGAAGTGTTCGCGAACGTGGCACAGGGCTTCCGCTCGCCGGCCGCCGAGCAGATCAGCCCGAGCGGGAACCCGGGACCGCTGGGCGCGCCGGGCGGCAGGATCAACCCCGGTATCGCCCCGAGCAAGGTGCGCTCGCACGACCTGGGGATCAACGCCCGCCCCGCGGCCGGCTGGAACGTGGCCGCAGCCGTGTATCACATCGAAAACGACGACGAAATCGTCAACACGGCGCCCGATGTCTTCCTGGCTTCCGGCCGGACCACGCGCCGCGGCTTCGAACTGGACTTGCGTTACCAGCCTGGGCGCGCTTTCAGTACCTACCTGAGCTACGGCCGCATCCTGCGTGCGCGGCTCGACAATCCGTTGCCGGGTAGCGGCGCGCTGCTGTCCGTGCCGGCGCACACCTGGAAGGCGGGCGCGCAGTACCGTGCCGCGGCGGGTCCGGGCAAGCTGACGCTGAATGGCGACGTGTACGTCACCGCCCGCAATCCGTACTACATGAGTGTGCCGCTGGCACGACGCGACATGCCGACCTTCGTGCGCTACAACGTGAAAGCCGGCTACGATGCCGGCAATGTGCAGGCTTCGCTGGCCGCCACGCTCCAGCCGCACCGGTTCGCCAGCGATATCGCCTACGGCACCGCCGCCGGGCTGGTCGTATCGACCGTGCCGAAGGCCCAGGTGGAAGCGGCGCTGCGGTACTTCTTCTGA
- a CDS encoding response regulator transcription factor, whose amino-acid sequence MVVDDHPLLREGIITVLSRDSRFAVVAQAGDGLEAIRQFVRHRPDITLMDLHMPVMGGLDSMVEIRKSSPHARIIVMAAHQGDEQALRSLEAGAEGCLPKTMLRTELATAIMNVHGGATHIPPGVASELAAYIVADALTRREIEVLRTVAAGNTNRRAGQLLGIGDEAMRAHMNSILAKLKAADRTHAVTIAIRRGIIEP is encoded by the coding sequence ATGGTGGTCGACGACCATCCCCTGCTACGTGAAGGAATCATTACGGTTCTTTCACGAGACAGTCGATTCGCTGTCGTGGCACAGGCGGGAGACGGCCTGGAAGCCATCCGGCAATTCGTGCGGCACCGCCCGGACATCACGCTGATGGATTTGCACATGCCGGTCATGGGCGGACTCGATTCGATGGTGGAAATCCGCAAATCCTCACCGCATGCGCGCATCATCGTGATGGCTGCTCATCAAGGCGACGAGCAAGCATTGCGCTCACTGGAAGCCGGTGCGGAAGGCTGTCTGCCGAAAACCATGCTGCGCACGGAGCTGGCCACGGCGATCATGAACGTGCATGGCGGCGCAACGCACATTCCGCCCGGAGTGGCCTCGGAGCTCGCGGCGTACATCGTTGCGGATGCATTGACCCGCCGCGAAATCGAGGTTCTCCGCACTGTCGCCGCGGGAAACACGAACAGGCGCGCGGGCCAGCTCCTCGGCATCGGCGACGAAGCGATGCGGGCGCACATGAACAGCATCCTGGCAAAGCTGAAGGCGGCCGACCGCACACATGCCGTGACGATCGCCATTCGACGCGGCATTATCGAACCATGA
- a CDS encoding response regulator transcription factor codes for MHCKRPLIHVAHPDIVVSAGLVSILSRQSGFDITTDGGAAACSRADVVVTDHAGGIELARQRAEQAGPGPHILVVTSCDKEAQVRNALDAGVYGYLLQDCSADDLHDAVQRLSEGLRYLSDRVSKSIADSLTRVLLTPRESDVLQLLAGGHCNKLIARELGIGVGTVKTHIKGLLTKLDAKARTHAVVIAAQRGLVDAGMAGLA; via the coding sequence ATGCATTGCAAACGTCCCCTGATCCATGTTGCGCACCCGGATATCGTCGTATCGGCCGGCCTCGTGTCCATCCTGTCTCGGCAATCCGGATTCGATATCACGACCGACGGCGGCGCGGCAGCCTGTTCCAGGGCCGACGTGGTGGTCACCGATCATGCGGGCGGCATCGAGCTGGCACGGCAACGCGCGGAGCAAGCCGGCCCCGGCCCGCACATACTCGTCGTTACCTCGTGCGACAAGGAAGCCCAGGTGCGGAATGCGCTGGACGCCGGTGTCTATGGATACCTGCTGCAGGATTGTTCCGCCGATGATCTGCACGACGCCGTGCAGCGGCTGTCCGAAGGGCTGCGCTACCTGTCCGACCGCGTATCGAAATCGATCGCGGACAGCCTGACCCGCGTATTGCTGACGCCCCGCGAGTCCGATGTCCTCCAGCTGCTCGCGGGCGGCCATTGCAACAAGCTCATCGCCCGGGAACTGGGGATCGGGGTCGGGACCGTGAAGACCCATATCAAGGGCCTGCTGACGAAACTGGATGCGAAGGCGCGCACCCATGCTGTCGTCATCGCGGCGCAGCGTGGCCTGGTCGACGCGGGCATGGCCGGCCTGGCATAG
- a CDS encoding TetR/AcrR family transcriptional regulator, producing the protein MARPRTFDEDVVITRAAEVFSRLGYNACSIDDLVEATALQRGSLYKAFGSKRGLFEKVLNRFLVSEWHGSPAALDLLITALRELVPADLPIAALCRTALDAYEGDAAKLIGGRLLDHLPTHELSKE; encoded by the coding sequence ATGGCCAGGCCAAGGACTTTCGATGAAGATGTCGTCATTACCCGTGCAGCGGAGGTTTTCAGCCGTCTCGGCTACAACGCCTGCTCGATCGACGACCTGGTGGAGGCAACGGCGCTGCAGCGCGGCAGTCTCTACAAGGCATTCGGTTCCAAGCGCGGCCTGTTCGAGAAGGTGCTGAACCGGTTCCTGGTCAGCGAGTGGCACGGCAGCCCGGCCGCGCTCGATCTCCTGATTACCGCCCTGAGGGAACTGGTCCCGGCGGATCTGCCGATCGCCGCCCTTTGCCGCACTGCCCTTGACGCCTACGAAGGGGACGCCGCCAAACTGATCGGCGGGCGTTTGCTCGATCACCTGCCCACTCACGAACTCAGCAAGGAGTAG
- a CDS encoding acyltransferase family protein, producing the protein MMHIDTKPVRLAGLDILRALAIVLVLMSHYNGFVSQAPTFGVIGSIGWAGVDLFFVLSGYLIGNGLLAPAARGESLL; encoded by the coding sequence ATGATGCATATCGATACGAAACCTGTCCGGCTCGCCGGGCTGGATATCCTGCGCGCGCTTGCCATCGTGCTGGTCCTGATGTCCCACTATAACGGCTTCGTCAGCCAGGCGCCGACCTTCGGCGTCATCGGCAGCATCGGCTGGGCCGGTGTCGACCTGTTCTTCGTGCTGAGCGGCTACCTGATCGGCAACGGGCTGCTGGCACCCGCCGCGCGCGGCGAGAGCCTGCTCTGA
- a CDS encoding acyltransferase family protein, with the protein MLRTLPNYYAVLAVYLLLPDSPIAGKSMAPVWRFLTFTQNFGLHYGETFTHSWSLCIEEQFYLVLPLAVLALVGSRRSPRLLWCALLAAIGAGMTARGAAFMDGKDVFAAPVYYSSLCRFDELLPGVAIAMLKNFHPTAFARILRYGNTLLAAGLAMAAAVLYGVMNEAPNAFAASTFGFSLVAASFALLTCSALSPGSLLNRLRIPGAASLALWSYAVYLVHKPVFMVLRPELERRSIDPGALPTIAAVMAAGILGGWLLYRLVETPFMQLRERWYPAGASKTDHPAASGPAGKAIGGQT; encoded by the coding sequence GTGCTGCGTACCCTGCCCAACTATTATGCCGTGCTGGCCGTGTACCTGCTGCTGCCGGATAGTCCGATCGCCGGCAAAAGCATGGCGCCGGTCTGGCGCTTTCTGACCTTCACCCAGAACTTCGGCCTGCATTACGGCGAGACCTTCACGCACTCGTGGTCGCTGTGCATCGAGGAACAGTTCTACCTGGTACTGCCGCTGGCGGTGCTGGCACTGGTCGGCAGCCGGCGCTCGCCGCGCCTGCTGTGGTGCGCGCTGCTGGCCGCCATTGGCGCCGGCATGACGGCGCGCGGCGCAGCGTTCATGGACGGCAAGGATGTCTTCGCCGCGCCCGTGTATTACTCGAGCCTGTGCCGCTTCGACGAACTGCTCCCGGGCGTGGCCATCGCGATGCTGAAGAACTTTCATCCGACGGCCTTCGCGCGCATTCTGCGCTACGGAAACACGCTGCTGGCGGCGGGCCTCGCGATGGCGGCGGCTGTCCTCTACGGGGTAATGAACGAGGCGCCGAATGCCTTCGCGGCATCCACCTTCGGATTCTCGCTGGTCGCCGCCAGTTTCGCGTTGCTGACGTGCTCCGCGCTCAGCCCCGGCTCGCTGCTGAACCGCCTGCGCATTCCCGGCGCGGCCAGTCTGGCCCTGTGGTCCTATGCGGTCTACCTGGTGCATAAGCCCGTGTTCATGGTGCTCCGTCCGGAGCTGGAACGCCGGAGCATCGATCCCGGCGCGCTGCCGACCATTGCAGCCGTCATGGCCGCCGGCATCCTGGGCGGCTGGCTGCTGTACCGGCTGGTGGAGACACCGTTCATGCAACTGCGGGAGCGCTGGTATCCAGCAGGCGCGTCGAAGACGGACCACCCGGCCGCTTCCGGCCCTGCGGGCAAGGCGATCGGCGGTCAGACGTAG